In one Nicotiana sylvestris chromosome 8, ASM39365v2, whole genome shotgun sequence genomic region, the following are encoded:
- the LOC104210101 gene encoding abscisic acid receptor PYL2-like, whose amino-acid sequence MSRSQVPHGLKEEEFIELEPLIHNYHTFDHLPNTCTSLITQRIEAPANVVWPFVRRFDNPQKYKHFIKSCKMTGDGGVGSMREVSVVSGIPASTSTERLEILDDEKHILSFRVVGGEHRLNNYRSVTSVNEFKKNGKAYTIVLESYIVDIPEGNTGEDTKMFTDTVVKLNLQKLGVVAMAALHGHE is encoded by the exons atgtCTCGTTCTCAAGTTCCTCACGGGCTTAAGGAAGAAGAATTCATAGAGCTAGAGCCATTGATTCACAACTACCATACCTTTGATCATTTGCCAAACACTTGCACTTCACTTATAACGCAGCGTATTGAGGCGCCGGCAAACGTCGTGTGGCCTTTTGTTCGGCGTTTCGACAACCCCCAGAAGTACAAGCATTTCATCAAAAGCTGCAAAATGACAG GTGATGGTGGTGTTGGAAGCATGAGGGAAGTGTCCGTAGTGTCAGGAATCCCAGCATCGACGAGCACGGAGCGACTGGAGATTCTGGACGATGAGAAGCATATTCTGAGCTTCAGGGTGGTGGGGGGTGAGCATAGGCTGAATAATTATAGGTCAGTTACATCAGTGAATGAGTTCAAGAAAAATGGAAAAGCTTACACTATAGTATTGGAGTCATACATTGTGGATATACCAGAAGGAAATACTGGGGAAGACACAAAAATGTTTACGGATACAGTGGTGAAATTGAACTTGCAGAAACTTGGGGTGGTGGCAATGGCGGCGCTGCATGGGCACGAATGA